From the Actinomycetes bacterium genome, one window contains:
- a CDS encoding NUDIX domain-containing protein → MRRRLMVAVLWAFGRLPRGMRRAVVRAFSPKYTVGALCIVRRDDGSVLLVRHSYNRRWGTVGGLAKPGEAPEVCAVREAREESGLEVILVGEPAVIVLPQLRRVDVVFLARPAPWVDPDTARPTSAEILETRWFPPGQAPELSADTASAWTALARAGLIDRPGQLPS, encoded by the coding sequence ATGCGACGCAGGCTCATGGTTGCGGTGCTCTGGGCGTTCGGCCGGCTTCCGCGGGGGATGCGTCGTGCCGTCGTGAGGGCGTTCTCGCCGAAGTACACGGTTGGCGCGCTCTGCATCGTGCGTCGCGACGACGGGTCGGTATTGCTGGTGCGCCACAGCTACAACCGGCGGTGGGGGACAGTGGGCGGGCTGGCGAAGCCGGGCGAAGCTCCGGAGGTCTGCGCAGTGCGCGAGGCGCGTGAGGAGTCGGGCCTGGAGGTGATCTTGGTGGGGGAGCCCGCCGTGATCGTGCTGCCGCAACTTCGCCGCGTCGATGTCGTGTTCCTCGCCCGGCCAGCTCCATGGGTCGACCCCGACACCGCTCGCCCGACCTCGGCCGAAATCCTTGAGACCCGTTGGTTCCCGCCCGGCCAGGCACCGGAGCTGTCTGCCGACACCGCCTCTGCATGGACGGCCCTGGCCCGTGCAGGGCTGATCGACCGCCCGGGCCAGCTGCCCAGCTGA
- a CDS encoding molybdopterin-dependent oxidoreductase: MSPEDRFPSYPMIPTVHKGVPGAMRIRALVIMILLVSLAAGCSNSGDSKFERVEGLQPHSVDADLVFTNGGGSSTHSLGELEEIEMVRTEVYEPFVEARTTFEGPTVEAVVDHLGWGTDAEVQIVALNEYSYDIPISDLIEGDAVIATRENGGSIPLEEGGPARIIFPDWSSQGAIEDAWVWSVETIEVLNGPGD; the protein is encoded by the coding sequence ATGAGCCCAGAAGATCGCTTCCCTTCCTATCCGATGATACCGACCGTTCACAAAGGTGTGCCAGGAGCTATGCGTATTAGAGCACTAGTGATAATGATCCTCCTTGTCAGCTTGGCCGCCGGATGCAGTAATTCCGGCGATTCCAAGTTCGAACGCGTGGAGGGATTGCAGCCGCACTCGGTGGACGCAGACTTGGTGTTCACGAACGGTGGGGGTAGTTCAACTCACTCATTGGGCGAGCTTGAAGAAATAGAGATGGTCCGGACCGAAGTATATGAGCCGTTTGTTGAGGCCAGAACCACCTTCGAGGGGCCAACAGTAGAGGCAGTGGTCGATCACTTGGGGTGGGGTACAGATGCAGAAGTCCAAATAGTGGCCCTCAATGAATACTCCTATGATATCCCTATCTCTGACCTCATTGAGGGCGACGCTGTCATCGCCACACGTGAAAATGGTGGCTCGATTCCGCTGGAGGAAGGTGGGCCTGCCCGTATAATATTCCCTGATTGGAGCTCGCAGGGCGCCATCGAGGACGCTTGGGTCTGGTCTGTGGAGACGATAGAGGTCCTGAACGGACCAGGGGACTAG
- a CDS encoding EAL domain-containing protein has translation MATALAAFRLYSVASEISSNSELTRDVSGGVSDLRLDSESIADLLDGSTLKQKEAVGPDTDPVLVGEQHRRPTIQEIALSYSLARRQVDIAGDDISKLSDPRNDVLYSDLVGAYDEVAVLLDRASESGDFDYSAGQTLAPPLRSTSRRLVDNAFAEVRQNASDNKISIQLELLIVFLPLVSLALLFLLGKENERDVQRRLAEATQTLEAGHRFTKIEAEALERIAQGRRTSDVRNYLAQVIDRESSGEWTLGQANVVAKSANAPAIPSSFTGMIPGILEVAAERDRITDSLVSEARTDPLTGLANRAALTGGLSSAMRGSRDDDVAFLFIDLSEFKDINDNFGHRTGDAVLREIASRIEAECPDNGLAGRIGGDEFGMLLTETDSAAARDVAHRILEAVRAPISCDPVDLTVGACIGIAFARAEHDNSEELLMEADQAMYKAKAVGEQIVLSDARMRSAIDRRQAIEDTIVRAIDAENMELRYQPIVDTGSGRIAGVEALVRLRSGERLMQPSEFLRVAEETGLIIQIDRYVMTHAARQVASWNTRDDIQLNLAVNISGVHLNQGDPLGAINAAVKQSGLQMEDLTIEISEGVFLNDPTAVAEKMATLRRLGAKFAIDDFGVGYSSLAQLRRLPIDKLKIDRAFTQELVLSSEGDAVVRAILDVAGALNLETVAEGVESVEQHQRLQDLGCEYSQGYFFAKPMTAGELAKQWLHKAEELQHR, from the coding sequence GTGGCAACTGCTCTTGCCGCGTTTCGGCTCTACTCGGTCGCTAGCGAAATCTCCTCAAACAGCGAACTAACCAGGGATGTCAGCGGCGGTGTCTCCGATCTTCGTCTTGACAGCGAGTCTATTGCTGACCTGCTGGACGGCTCTACCCTAAAGCAGAAGGAGGCCGTCGGTCCCGACACCGACCCTGTCTTGGTTGGTGAGCAGCATCGGCGACCTACCATCCAAGAGATCGCCCTGTCGTACTCTCTGGCGCGTCGACAGGTCGACATCGCCGGCGACGATATTTCTAAACTGTCAGATCCAAGAAACGATGTCCTATACAGCGACCTCGTAGGAGCCTACGACGAGGTCGCTGTATTGCTCGATAGAGCATCAGAGTCCGGTGACTTTGATTATTCTGCCGGTCAGACATTGGCCCCACCCCTGAGGTCGACTTCTAGAAGGCTCGTCGACAACGCCTTCGCAGAGGTGCGGCAAAATGCGTCTGATAACAAAATCAGTATTCAACTCGAACTCTTGATCGTGTTCCTTCCGTTGGTGAGCTTGGCGCTTCTATTCTTGCTCGGGAAGGAGAATGAGAGAGACGTCCAGCGTCGGCTCGCAGAAGCAACACAAACACTTGAGGCAGGACACCGCTTCACCAAAATCGAAGCGGAGGCTCTAGAACGTATTGCCCAGGGCAGGCGCACTTCAGACGTCCGAAACTATCTAGCCCAAGTTATCGATCGGGAGTCTTCTGGTGAGTGGACGCTGGGTCAAGCGAATGTAGTGGCAAAGTCTGCTAATGCTCCGGCCATACCCTCCAGCTTCACTGGTATGATTCCAGGCATACTTGAGGTAGCCGCCGAACGGGACCGGATAACCGACTCGTTAGTATCTGAGGCTCGCACTGATCCTCTTACGGGTCTTGCCAACCGTGCGGCGTTAACTGGTGGTCTGTCTTCAGCAATGAGAGGTAGCCGGGATGATGATGTGGCATTTCTCTTTATTGATCTATCTGAGTTCAAGGACATAAACGACAATTTCGGGCACCGAACTGGAGACGCCGTTCTACGTGAAATAGCGTCGAGGATAGAGGCAGAGTGTCCTGACAACGGGTTGGCGGGCAGGATAGGCGGCGATGAGTTCGGCATGCTCCTTACGGAGACCGACTCGGCCGCTGCGAGAGATGTCGCCCACCGAATTCTGGAAGCTGTGCGGGCGCCAATTTCCTGCGACCCCGTCGACCTGACCGTAGGTGCATGCATCGGAATAGCATTCGCAAGGGCGGAACACGATAATTCGGAAGAACTGCTAATGGAAGCTGATCAGGCTATGTATAAAGCCAAGGCAGTTGGTGAGCAAATTGTACTCAGTGATGCAAGGATGCGATCTGCCATAGATAGGCGCCAGGCCATCGAAGATACAATAGTGCGTGCTATAGATGCCGAAAATATGGAGCTTCGCTACCAGCCTATTGTCGATACAGGCAGCGGTCGTATTGCCGGGGTAGAGGCACTCGTGAGACTTCGATCTGGCGAGCGGCTGATGCAACCTTCTGAGTTCCTCCGTGTAGCCGAAGAGACGGGACTGATTATTCAGATTGATCGCTACGTAATGACTCACGCGGCACGCCAGGTTGCGAGCTGGAACACACGGGATGACATCCAGCTGAATCTGGCTGTCAACATATCCGGTGTGCACTTGAACCAGGGCGACCCCCTCGGAGCGATCAACGCTGCGGTCAAACAGTCAGGCCTGCAGATGGAAGATCTGACCATCGAGATATCGGAGGGAGTATTCCTAAACGATCCGACGGCTGTCGCCGAGAAGATGGCAACGCTGCGCAGGCTGGGCGCCAAGTTTGCAATTGACGACTTCGGTGTTGGGTACTCGTCCCTGGCGCAATTGCGGCGGTTGCCGATCGACAAGTTGAAGATCGACCGCGCTTTCACTCAGGAACTTGTTCTCTCCAGCGAGGGTGATGCGGTCGTGAGGGCGATCCTTGACGTGGCAGGGGCGTTGAACCTAGAGACCGTGGCTGAAGGGGTAGAGTCGGTCGAACAACATCAGCGGTTGCAGGACTTGGGCTGTGAATACAGTCAAGGCTATTTCTTTGCTAAGCCTATGACAGCTGGAGAACTTGCCAAGCAGTGGTTGCACAAGGCTGAGGAACTACAGCATCGCTAA
- a CDS encoding cytochrome P450, with the protein MGSPDLDVFDLDNLEDPYDLYARLREDSPVHHIPGMDLFLVSRYADVKEAAGRKEDFSSHLTAFVQANATGSGGSELVDFGASASTVADVLATADPPDHSRQRKVVARTFREVNTAAPMIEELASAMLAPLVEAGSIEWMDSLASRLPVHVIAALLGLPDEDTPRLKQWSDDGVELLSGVASTERLAQCAASVFGFVKYLRENLADAGPGGSAGDAILGTLAEAVQDGSLSDAEATSMALQLVSAGSDSTGNLIGSAARVLACNPDIQARVRADTSLLEPFLEEVVRLESPFRGHFRVASRDTELASVSIPEGARLFLIWASANRDPEAFDAPDSVLLDRANPRDHFGFGWGIHHCLGAPLARLEARIVTEALIRTTSDIRLDPTAPAPAHIPSLLVRRLAHVHLVLDPA; encoded by the coding sequence ATGGGCTCCCCCGACCTGGACGTGTTCGACCTCGACAACCTCGAGGATCCCTACGACCTCTATGCACGGCTGCGGGAGGACTCGCCGGTGCACCACATCCCCGGGATGGACCTGTTCCTGGTCTCGCGCTACGCAGATGTGAAGGAGGCAGCAGGTCGCAAGGAGGATTTCTCGTCGCACCTGACCGCCTTCGTGCAGGCGAATGCCACAGGCAGTGGTGGCTCCGAGCTCGTGGACTTCGGCGCGTCGGCCTCGACCGTTGCCGATGTGCTGGCCACTGCGGACCCCCCCGACCACTCCCGGCAACGCAAGGTGGTGGCGCGGACCTTCCGCGAGGTGAACACCGCCGCCCCGATGATCGAAGAACTGGCTTCGGCCATGCTGGCGCCGCTGGTGGAGGCAGGCTCGATCGAGTGGATGGACTCACTCGCTTCGAGATTGCCGGTGCACGTGATCGCGGCCCTACTGGGCCTGCCCGATGAAGACACGCCCCGACTGAAGCAGTGGTCCGACGATGGCGTCGAGCTGCTCAGCGGTGTCGCCTCAACAGAGCGCCTGGCGCAGTGCGCTGCGTCGGTGTTCGGATTCGTGAAGTACCTGCGCGAGAACCTCGCTGATGCAGGGCCGGGTGGCTCGGCGGGCGATGCCATCCTCGGCACGCTGGCAGAGGCGGTGCAGGATGGGAGCCTCTCCGACGCGGAGGCGACCTCGATGGCGCTGCAGCTGGTCTCGGCCGGGTCGGACTCGACCGGCAACCTCATCGGTAGCGCGGCGCGCGTGCTGGCCTGCAACCCTGACATCCAGGCCCGCGTAAGAGCGGACACATCCCTCCTAGAGCCGTTCCTCGAAGAGGTGGTGCGCCTCGAGAGCCCGTTCAGGGGACACTTCCGGGTCGCCAGCCGCGACACCGAGTTGGCGAGCGTGAGCATCCCCGAAGGGGCCCGGCTGTTCCTGATCTGGGCGTCGGCCAACCGCGACCCGGAGGCATTCGACGCCCCGGACTCGGTCCTCCTCGACCGGGCGAACCCGCGGGACCACTTCGGGTTCGGGTGGGGTATCCACCACTGCCTCGGCGCCCCGCTGGCCCGTCTGGAGGCCCGGATCGTCACCGAGGCCCTCATCCGTACGACAAGCGACATCCGCCTTGACCCGACCGCGCCCGCGCCGGCGCACATCCCGAGCCTGCTCGTGCGCCGGCTCGCACACGTGCACCTGGTCCTCGATCCCGCCTAG
- a CDS encoding TIGR03619 family F420-dependent LLM class oxidoreductase — protein sequence MATTSGGITPTLSMNLLNFAAESPESWEPLLDRAVSIERAGVDRVIVSDHIAFGENLDAYGDPSSGGVEGGRQPTGPDGAWLEPLTVLAAVAGRTTRVRLATGILIASLRRPAVLAKTAATIDAISGGRLDLGVGVGWQREEYEAAGLAFEGRGKLLDHTLAVLQTFWTEQAAGFSDDRLAFERIHQAPKPVQAGGVPIWVSGRLHGGRADNAVLRRILRFGSGWIPWGDDAQDPAPAIARIREALAEAGRDPAGFQVQGALAVPADAGVAGIEQALESALALNEAGVTDFQVFLRCPDHELEDRLTPIVSTFHSAFA from the coding sequence ATGGCCACGACGTCAGGCGGAATCACGCCCACACTCTCGATGAACCTGCTCAACTTCGCCGCCGAGTCGCCCGAAAGCTGGGAGCCACTTCTCGACCGGGCGGTCTCGATCGAACGTGCGGGCGTGGACCGGGTGATCGTGTCGGACCACATCGCCTTCGGGGAGAACCTCGATGCCTACGGCGATCCGTCATCCGGTGGAGTCGAGGGCGGCCGTCAACCGACCGGCCCTGACGGCGCGTGGTTGGAGCCGCTCACGGTGCTGGCGGCGGTTGCCGGTCGCACCACGCGGGTGAGGCTTGCCACCGGCATCCTCATTGCGTCGCTGCGCCGCCCCGCAGTGCTCGCCAAGACCGCGGCCACCATCGACGCGATCTCCGGTGGCCGCCTCGACCTCGGCGTGGGGGTCGGGTGGCAACGAGAGGAGTATGAGGCGGCCGGGCTCGCCTTCGAGGGCCGCGGCAAGCTGCTCGACCACACGCTCGCTGTGTTGCAGACCTTCTGGACCGAACAGGCGGCTGGCTTCAGCGACGACCGGCTCGCCTTCGAGCGGATCCACCAGGCGCCCAAGCCGGTGCAAGCCGGAGGCGTGCCCATCTGGGTGAGCGGGCGGCTTCACGGGGGCCGGGCCGACAACGCCGTGCTGCGTCGCATCCTGAGGTTCGGGTCCGGCTGGATTCCGTGGGGCGATGACGCACAGGACCCTGCCCCGGCCATCGCTCGGATCCGCGAGGCGCTTGCCGAGGCCGGCCGGGACCCGGCCGGGTTCCAGGTGCAGGGCGCGCTCGCCGTTCCAGCCGATGCGGGCGTGGCGGGGATAGAGCAGGCCCTCGAGTCAGCTCTGGCACTCAACGAGGCCGGGGTGACCGACTTCCAGGTCTTCCTGCGGTGCCCCGACCACGAACTCGAGGACCGCCTCACACCGATTGTCTCGACCTTCCACTCGGCGTTCGCGTAG
- a CDS encoding Rieske 2Fe-2S domain-containing protein has protein sequence MTDAPLPVPFGWFQVGFPSDVSPGDLMALQYFGRHLVLWRDEHGYAHLNDAHCPHLGAHIGFGGSVAGDSVACPFHGWRFGADGSNTHIPYSGRTNRSCNLRPYPVIERNGLLMAWFHPDGVDPMWEIPDVPEFADRDTYTEPVQRDFHVSAPWQEMAENGADSAHFGFVHGQEHVPEIDSFETDGAHYRMESTQRWPTANGVVDGHVTAESWGPGFSIVRMVGIIDTVSLGCNTPVTDSSSHLRMNFATRRSDDEAMTRLVTDTFVDLLAEQIGEDANVWEHKAYVERPALADTDGPIMQFRAWASQFYA, from the coding sequence ATGACGGATGCGCCCCTGCCCGTGCCCTTCGGCTGGTTCCAGGTCGGGTTTCCCAGCGATGTCTCACCCGGCGACCTGATGGCGCTGCAGTACTTCGGACGCCACCTCGTGCTCTGGCGTGATGAACACGGTTACGCCCACCTCAACGACGCCCACTGTCCTCACCTGGGTGCACACATAGGGTTCGGTGGCTCCGTGGCCGGCGACAGCGTGGCGTGCCCGTTCCACGGGTGGCGTTTCGGCGCTGATGGCTCCAACACCCACATCCCCTACAGCGGGCGCACCAACCGGTCGTGCAACCTTCGGCCGTATCCCGTGATCGAGCGCAACGGGCTGCTGATGGCATGGTTCCATCCCGATGGCGTCGACCCGATGTGGGAGATTCCCGACGTGCCGGAGTTCGCCGATCGAGACACCTACACCGAGCCCGTTCAGCGCGACTTCCATGTGTCTGCGCCGTGGCAGGAGATGGCAGAGAACGGCGCCGACTCGGCGCACTTCGGATTCGTGCACGGCCAGGAGCACGTGCCAGAGATCGACTCGTTCGAAACCGACGGCGCCCACTACAGGATGGAGAGCACCCAGCGTTGGCCCACCGCCAACGGTGTGGTCGACGGGCATGTGACCGCAGAGAGCTGGGGCCCCGGGTTCAGCATCGTGCGGATGGTCGGCATCATCGACACCGTCAGCCTCGGGTGCAACACCCCGGTGACCGACTCCAGCAGCCACCTGCGCATGAACTTCGCGACGCGCCGCTCGGACGACGAGGCCATGACTCGACTCGTGACCGATACGTTCGTCGACCTGCTCGCCGAGCAGATCGGAGAGGACGCCAACGTGTGGGAGCACAAGGCCTACGTGGAGCGACCAGCCCTCGCCGACACCGACGGCCCCATCATGCAGTTCCGAGCCTGGGCCTCACAGTTCTACGCCTGA